One genomic segment of Anas platyrhynchos isolate ZD024472 breed Pekin duck chromosome 32, IASCAAS_PekinDuck_T2T, whole genome shotgun sequence includes these proteins:
- the LOC119712968 gene encoding olfactory receptor 6E1-like, giving the protein MICETEKSGCEECAKESVCVCCIGSLQARQERRKEIAFCPDHEIIGLVFAMFLRQQDEWSLGMGTGNGTVISEFILMGFSGLDQRLRLFLCLVLLLMYLTTVMGNAAIIFLVCVDNRLQTPMYYFIGNLAFLEIWFTSSTSTKLLVILSSGRRTISVGRCFAQSSFYFALGAVEFSLLVVMSFDRYVALCQPLRYAAIMKHQLCIQLVAAVWVMGFMFLIYRLVLLSQLTFCGLNKIQHFFCDNTPLFQLSCSDVTLLWKTDAVFLLFIVLSSLCLTLASYTSIFFCILQMPAASARRKAFATCSSHLTTLAVVYGSCIALYAPSSGYVSLETNSIVALLNTVLYPFLNPFIYSLRNKAVMLALKEAMARATAQLFP; this is encoded by the coding sequence ATGATATGTGAAACAGAAAAGTCAGGGTGTGAGGAATGTGCAAAagaatctgtgtgtgtgtgttgtataGGAAGTCTGCAAGCAAggcaagagagaaggaaggagatagCCTTCTGTCCAGACCATGAAATTATTGGACTTGTTTTTGCCATGTTCCTACGTCAGCAGGATGAATGGAGCTTGGGTATGGGAACAGGCAATGGAACTGTCATTTCTGAATTCATCCTCATGGGCTTCTCAGGGCTTGATCAAAGGCTACGGCTATTTCTCTGCCTGGTCCTTCTCCTCATGTACCTGACAACGGTGATGGGGAATGCAGCCATCATTTTCCTGGTGTGTGTGGATAACCGCCTGCAAACCCCCATGTACTATTTCATTGGCAATCTGGCATTCCTGGAAATCTGGTTTACATCCTCCACAAGCACCAAACTGTTGGTGATTCTGAGCTCTGGCAGGAGAACTATCTCAGTAGGCAGATGCTTTGCCCAGTCCTCCTTCTATTTTGCCCTTGGTGCTGTAGAGTTTTCTCTCCTTGTTGTCATGTCCTTTGACCGTTACGTTGCCCTCTGCCAGCCTTTGCGCTATGCTGCCATCATGAAGCATCAGCTCTGTATCCAGCTGGTTGCTGCTGTTTGGGTCATGGGCTTCATGTTCTTGATTTACCGCCTGGTGCTGCTCTCCCAGCTCACTTTCTGTGGTTTGAACAAgatccagcattttttttgtgacaaCACCCCCTTATTCCAACTGTCCTGCTCTGATGTCACCCTGCTTTGGAAAACAGATGCAGTTTTCTTATTGTTTATTGTGCTGTCTTCCTTGTGTCTAACGCTGGCATCTTACACAAGCATCTTCTTCTGTATCCTACAAATGCCAGCAGCCTCTGCAAGGAGAAAAGCTTTTGCTACATGCTCTTCCCACCTCACCACCTTGGCCGTTGTCTATGGAAGCTGCATTGCTCTTTACGCACCCTCGTCAGGATATGTTTCTTTGGAGACCAACAGCATTGTAGCTTTGCTCAACACTGTCCTGTACCCATTCTTAAACCCATTCATCTACAGTCTTAGAAACAAGGCCGTGATGCTGGCCCTGAAGGAAGCTATGGCCCGAGCAACAGCACAGCTTTTTCCCTAA